The Methanobrevibacter arboriphilus JCM 13429 = DSM 1125 region ATTATTAAGTTATTATTAAGTAAAAACTAAACTATAAATAATAAATAATACATATTAATCTTATAGTTAAATGGTGATATTATTGATAATCGGTGGTTCAGCGTCCCAAAAATTAGCAGCTAATGTTGCAAAAGAACTTGGAGATTGTTTATGTCCAATTGAAACGAAAAAATTTCCTGATGGAGAAAGATATCTTCGAGTAAAGGGAGAAATTGATAAAGAAGCAGTTATTATTCAATCCACAGGATATCCTCAGGATGAAAACCTGATTGAACTATTATTTTTAATAAAAACATTAAAAGATCTTGGTGTTGAAAAATTAAAAGTTGTTATTCCTTATTTTGGTTATGGTAGGCAAGAAAAAAGATTTAAAAGTGGAGAATCAATTTCAGCACAGATAATAGCTAATATCATTGAAGATGCTGGTGCCGATGAAGTAATTTCTGTAAATCTTCATGAAGACAGTGTAAGAGACTTTTTTAATATTCCAACTAAGAATATCTCAGCTATGAGATCGATTGCTAATTATATAGATTCTATATCTACCGATCCTATAATAATAGCACCTGATAAAGGAGCATTAGGCTTTGCAGAAGATATAGCTAAAATAATTGATTGTAGCTGTACATATATGAATAAAGTGCGTTTAGGACCTGATAAAGTTGAAACAAAGATTGCAGATATTAGGTGTGATTTTTCTGAAGATGATCCAGATTTAGTTAATTTAAACAAAAATGAAAAAAAAGTAGATATAAAGTCTGTTAAAGGAAAAGAAGCAATAATTATTGATGATATTATAGCTACTGGAGGCACAATTGTTAATGCAATAGGAATTCTAAAAGAACAAGGTGCAGAATCTGTTAGTGTTTGTTGTGTT contains the following coding sequences:
- a CDS encoding ribose-phosphate diphosphokinase — its product is MIIGGSASQKLAANVAKELGDCLCPIETKKFPDGERYLRVKGEIDKEAVIIQSTGYPQDENLIELLFLIKTLKDLGVEKLKVVIPYFGYGRQEKRFKSGESISAQIIANIIEDAGADEVISVNLHEDSVRDFFNIPTKNISAMRSIANYIDSISTDPIIIAPDKGALGFAEDIAKIIDCSCTYMNKVRLGPDKVETKIADIRCDFSEDDPDLVNLNKNEKKVDIKSVKGKEAIIIDDIIATGGTIVNAIGILKEQGAESVSVCCVHPILVNDAVLKIYSAGAKSIAGTDSLKSEVSCISIAKVIADAIR